One window from the genome of Kaistella carnis encodes:
- the dnaG gene encoding DNA primase, which yields MISKQTIDKIFSAVRVEEIIGEYVQLKRAGSNFKGLSPFHDEKSPSFVVSPSKQIWKDFSSGKGGTAISFLMEIENFTYPEALRHAAKKYGIEIEEDKREQTEEQKQAQTDRELLFKIHEIANDFFQHQLFETEEGTSIAYSYFKERELRDDIIKKFQLGYSPEQRNAFTEYALNKGYSKGILEKSGLSIFPENAPNGLDRFRERVLFPIHSFSGRVLGFGARILKNNIKTAKYLNSPETEIYHKSSVLYGLSQGKQAISKANLCLLVEGYMDVIALHQSGIENVVASSGTALTVDQIKLIKRLTENVTILFDGDPAGIKASFRSIDLLLAEEMNIRILLFPDGDDPDSFSRKHPQEYVEEFIKTQANDFIDFKAEILLKEAGDDPIRKAEAIRDIVKSVAFVKNALKQEVYLKEVATKFGLSEQSLFNELNVQKQIQSKQFSPQQRSEPQERPKMEIVPQSPSLSVNPLLELEEKLVKHMLNFGDRILEKTDADNQPFKITVIEEIISHFNEDNYEPQSPINQKIIEELKKGLDNNEIIQSNFFLTLMDETIVSKVSNAIIGDDELSNWEKSNIFPPKPGDKLEAEIEDDILIHKSHFIEKLIYDVAKKLDDVRDSDQEAYYELVKKIMILKSLLNEINMKVNRQLTKGHSFFKEQKL from the coding sequence CATTGGTGAATACGTGCAACTCAAGAGAGCTGGGTCAAATTTTAAAGGCCTCAGTCCTTTCCACGACGAAAAATCACCAAGTTTTGTGGTGTCGCCAAGCAAGCAGATCTGGAAAGATTTTTCTTCCGGAAAAGGAGGAACTGCGATTTCTTTTTTAATGGAAATTGAGAATTTCACTTATCCTGAAGCCCTTCGTCATGCCGCAAAAAAATACGGAATTGAAATTGAAGAGGACAAACGCGAGCAAACAGAAGAGCAGAAGCAGGCACAGACCGATCGGGAATTATTGTTTAAAATTCATGAGATTGCCAATGACTTTTTCCAGCATCAATTGTTTGAGACTGAAGAAGGAACTTCCATTGCCTATTCTTATTTTAAAGAGCGGGAACTTCGGGATGATATTATTAAAAAATTCCAGTTGGGATATTCACCCGAACAGCGCAATGCTTTTACCGAATATGCTTTAAACAAAGGCTATTCCAAAGGAATTCTGGAAAAATCCGGACTTTCTATTTTTCCGGAAAATGCACCAAATGGTCTTGACCGTTTCCGCGAAAGGGTTTTATTTCCGATTCACAGTTTCTCGGGTCGGGTTCTGGGTTTTGGCGCCAGAATCCTGAAGAATAATATAAAAACTGCAAAATATCTAAATTCTCCCGAAACGGAAATTTACCATAAATCGAGTGTTCTTTATGGTTTAAGTCAGGGAAAACAGGCGATTTCCAAAGCCAACCTCTGTCTTTTGGTGGAAGGTTATATGGATGTTATTGCGCTTCATCAAAGTGGAATTGAAAATGTTGTCGCCAGTTCAGGAACAGCTTTGACGGTAGATCAAATTAAATTGATTAAACGCCTGACCGAAAATGTAACCATTCTTTTTGATGGTGATCCTGCTGGAATCAAGGCGAGTTTCAGAAGTATCGATTTATTGCTCGCGGAGGAAATGAATATTCGCATCCTTCTTTTCCCGGATGGTGATGATCCTGATTCTTTCTCCAGAAAGCATCCACAGGAATATGTGGAAGAATTTATTAAAACGCAGGCCAATGATTTTATCGATTTCAAAGCCGAGATTTTATTAAAAGAAGCCGGAGATGATCCTATCAGAAAAGCAGAAGCCATTCGTGATATCGTAAAATCGGTAGCATTCGTAAAAAATGCCTTGAAGCAAGAAGTTTATCTGAAAGAAGTGGCAACGAAATTTGGACTTTCGGAACAGTCACTTTTTAATGAACTGAATGTTCAGAAACAAATTCAAAGTAAACAGTTTTCGCCTCAGCAAAGATCGGAGCCGCAAGAACGACCAAAAATGGAAATTGTTCCACAAAGTCCTTCGCTATCCGTCAATCCGTTACTGGAATTAGAGGAAAAGCTTGTAAAACATATGCTGAACTTCGGGGATCGGATTTTAGAAAAGACGGATGCAGATAATCAGCCTTTTAAAATCACGGTGATCGAAGAAATTATCAGTCACTTTAACGAAGATAATTATGAACCACAATCGCCCATTAATCAAAAAATAATTGAGGAATTAAAGAAAGGATTGGATAATAACGAAATTATTCAGAGTAATTTTTTCTTAACTTTAATGGATGAAACGATTGTTTCCAAAGTGTCAAACGCCATCATTGGTGATGATGAATTGAGCAATTGGGAAAAAAGCAATATTTTCCCTCCAAAACCGGGTGATAAATTAGAAGCAGAAATTGAAGATGACATTCTAATTCATAAGAGTCATTTTATTGAAAAATTAATTTATGATGTCGCAAAGAAATTAGACGACGTGCGAGACAGCGATCAGGAGGCGTACTACGAATTGGTTAAAAAGATCATGATTTTGAAGTCATTGCTGAACGAAATAAATATGAAAGTAAACAGGCAACTGACAAAAGGTCACAGTTTTTTTAAGGAACAAAAATTGTAA
- the clpP gene encoding ATP-dependent Clp endopeptidase proteolytic subunit ClpP: protein MDIKKDFRDFSVKHLGNSGLATDQYMGMYGPTNLTPYIMEERRLNVAQMDVFSRLMMDRIIFLGTGIDDQVANIVTAQLLFLESSDASKDIQIYINSPGGSVYAGLGIYDTMQIIKPDVATICTGIAASMGAVLLVAGEKGKRSALKHSRVMIHQPSGGAQGVASDMEINLREMLKLKKELYDIISDHSGQTYEWVEKASDRDYWMTSSEAKDFGMVDEVLQRKVEKK, encoded by the coding sequence ATGGATATTAAAAAAGATTTCAGAGATTTCTCTGTAAAACATTTAGGAAATAGCGGGTTGGCAACGGATCAATACATGGGAATGTACGGACCGACCAATTTGACCCCGTATATTATGGAAGAAAGACGTTTAAACGTTGCTCAAATGGATGTTTTTTCCCGTTTGATGATGGACCGAATTATCTTCTTAGGAACCGGAATCGATGATCAGGTTGCGAATATTGTAACAGCACAGTTGCTTTTCTTAGAAAGTTCGGATGCTTCCAAAGATATTCAGATCTACATTAACTCACCTGGTGGAAGCGTTTACGCAGGATTAGGAATTTATGACACCATGCAGATCATTAAGCCGGATGTTGCGACAATCTGTACCGGTATCGCTGCTTCTATGGGCGCTGTTCTTTTGGTTGCCGGGGAAAAAGGAAAACGTTCTGCCTTGAAACATTCCAGAGTGATGATTCACCAACCAAGTGGTGGTGCACAAGGAGTTGCTTCTGATATGGAGATCAACTTACGTGAAATGTTGAAATTGAAAAAAGAATTGTACGATATCATCTCTGACCATTCAGGTCAAACTTACGAATGGGTAGAAAAAGCCTCGGACAGAGATTACTGGATGACTTCTTCCGAAGCGAAAGATTTCGGAATGGTTGATGAAGTTCTTCAAAGAAAAGTAGAGAAGAAATAA
- the tpiA gene encoding triose-phosphate isomerase produces the protein MRKNIVAGNWKMNKDVIEAQQLMFQLLSYKKENATNCEVWIAPPALYLMMAKDVFEFDEIGVFSQDMSEHESGAFTGEISADMLKSIAATGSIIGHSERRLYHGETDSHCNRKIKLALDKGLTPIYCNGETLEQRKTGQHLEVVKNQIEVALFTLSAEEIKKVVIAYEPVWAIGTGETASPEQAQEIHAHIRSLIADKYGKEVADEISILYGGSVKPDNAKEIFSQPDIDGGLIGGAALKVEDFSKIIEGFNS, from the coding sequence ATGAGAAAAAATATCGTTGCAGGAAACTGGAAAATGAACAAAGATGTAATTGAAGCTCAACAACTCATGTTTCAATTGTTAAGTTACAAAAAAGAAAACGCCACGAACTGCGAAGTCTGGATCGCACCGCCCGCATTATATTTAATGATGGCGAAAGACGTTTTTGAATTTGATGAAATTGGGGTATTTTCACAAGATATGAGCGAGCATGAAAGTGGTGCCTTTACGGGCGAAATTTCTGCTGATATGTTGAAATCAATTGCAGCAACCGGGTCGATCATCGGGCATTCTGAAAGAAGATTGTACCACGGTGAAACAGATTCTCACTGCAACAGAAAAATCAAATTAGCTTTAGATAAGGGGCTTACGCCAATTTACTGCAACGGGGAAACTTTGGAACAAAGAAAAACCGGTCAACATCTTGAAGTCGTAAAAAATCAGATAGAAGTGGCACTTTTTACTTTGAGTGCAGAGGAGATTAAAAAAGTAGTCATTGCTTATGAACCCGTTTGGGCGATTGGAACTGGCGAAACTGCATCTCCGGAGCAGGCGCAGGAAATTCATGCGCATATCAGAAGTTTAATTGCCGATAAATATGGAAAAGAAGTTGCGGACGAGATTTCTATTCTTTACGGAGGTTCTGTGAAGCCCGATAACGCAAAAGAGATTTTCTCTCAACCCGATATTGACGGTGGTTTAATCGGAGGCGCAGCTTTGAAAGTTGAAGATTTCTCAAAAATTATCGAAGGATTTAATTCTTAA
- a CDS encoding tellurite resistance TerB family protein: MNTKKSNKSIAGYHLLMILSAVDGEFAPEEGMMIQKYLAEEFPFQVNLDDELDVIAMLKPEEWKAHFEFHAQCFLDDSTKEERTSFRKFAKTLIKADNEVSDTEHDFYEILKKIWKLD; this comes from the coding sequence ATGAATACTAAAAAATCAAATAAATCAATCGCCGGATATCACCTTCTTATGATACTTTCTGCGGTTGACGGTGAATTTGCACCGGAAGAAGGAATGATGATTCAGAAATACCTTGCCGAGGAATTTCCTTTTCAAGTAAATCTTGATGATGAACTTGATGTAATCGCAATGTTGAAGCCCGAGGAATGGAAAGCACATTTTGAGTTTCATGCTCAGTGTTTTTTAGATGATTCTACGAAAGAAGAAAGAACTTCTTTCCGAAAATTTGCGAAAACTTTGATCAAAGCTGATAATGAAGTTTCTGATACCGAGCACGACTTTTACGAAATTTTGAAAAAGATCTGGAAACTCGATTAA
- a CDS encoding BT_3928 family protein — MIKNILRIIVALVFLASGFVKAVDVVGFSFKLEEYFSPSVFNIPFLEKQALLLAVIVVAFELIFGFFLLLKSHLKFTLTALIALCVFFAFLTFYSAYFNVVTDCGCFGDALKMEPWQSFWKDIILLVALLILYFLYKNEFNNLEEKTNFKKYLSAFAFMTMVFVINWGITHEPVIDFRDYKIGTDLNVEKQKIAKNPSDFKTFYSLKNKKTGEILEVNQDDYVSDKKYWAEGSPWEIEEGKTTSKLTKQGYESEIAKFHPETADGVDLTEEILKAPKAILIFSYDPKNANINVLAQAEAKLSLQRDAYILGVSTSPTTFKTINNATMDGTAIKTIARSNPFVLTLKNGKIIDKRSAEDYIKQKK; from the coding sequence ATGATCAAAAATATCCTTCGAATTATTGTTGCCCTCGTTTTCCTGGCTTCAGGCTTTGTGAAAGCTGTAGATGTGGTTGGGTTTTCCTTTAAACTGGAAGAATATTTTTCACCCTCCGTTTTCAATATTCCTTTTTTAGAAAAACAGGCGCTCCTGTTGGCTGTAATTGTAGTCGCATTTGAGTTAATCTTCGGATTTTTCCTGTTGTTGAAAAGTCATTTAAAATTCACTTTAACGGCGCTTATTGCGCTTTGTGTGTTTTTTGCCTTTTTAACTTTCTATTCCGCCTACTTCAATGTGGTAACCGACTGCGGGTGTTTTGGTGATGCCTTAAAAATGGAACCATGGCAAAGTTTCTGGAAGGATATCATCTTGCTGGTAGCGCTCTTAATTCTCTATTTTCTGTATAAAAATGAATTTAATAACCTTGAAGAAAAAACCAATTTCAAAAAATATCTTTCTGCATTTGCTTTTATGACGATGGTTTTTGTTATTAACTGGGGAATTACGCATGAGCCGGTCATCGATTTCCGGGATTATAAAATTGGAACCGATCTGAATGTAGAGAAGCAAAAAATCGCGAAAAACCCATCTGACTTTAAAACCTTTTATTCCCTTAAAAATAAAAAAACAGGAGAAATTCTGGAAGTCAATCAGGATGATTATGTGAGTGATAAAAAATATTGGGCAGAAGGTTCGCCGTGGGAGATTGAAGAGGGAAAAACCACTTCCAAACTTACAAAACAAGGCTACGAATCGGAGATTGCAAAATTTCATCCAGAAACTGCAGACGGTGTTGATCTCACAGAAGAAATTCTGAAAGCGCCAAAAGCAATTTTAATTTTTTCTTACGATCCTAAAAATGCAAACATTAATGTGTTAGCACAGGCAGAGGCAAAATTGAGTCTTCAAAGAGATGCGTATATTTTGGGAGTTTCCACCAGTCCAACGACCTTTAAAACCATTAATAATGCAACTATGGATGGAACTGCGATTAAAACCATTGCCAGAAGTAACCCTTTTGTACTGACTTTAAAAAACGGAAAAATTATAGATAAGCGCTCTGCAGAAGATTATATTAAACAAAAAAAATAA
- a CDS encoding DUF1599 domain-containing protein, whose amino-acid sequence MQKTAKQFDEVITVCRNLFSNKLSDYGASFRVLRSSSLTDQIFIKVKSLRNFQTTGVSKVGESEEENFMAIVNYSIIGLIQLEKGYADDFKQDKEEILSLYDKYAQEAKELMLRKNHDYGEAWREMRISSITDLIYQKVLRTKQIEDNAGATLVSEGIDANYFDMLNYAVFCLIKFSEEKETFTPKLI is encoded by the coding sequence ATGCAAAAAACAGCCAAACAGTTTGATGAAGTGATTACCGTCTGCCGCAATTTATTCAGTAATAAACTGAGTGATTACGGCGCCTCTTTTCGAGTATTGCGAAGTTCATCTTTAACCGATCAAATTTTTATTAAAGTCAAAAGTTTACGCAATTTTCAAACCACCGGAGTTTCCAAGGTAGGAGAATCGGAAGAGGAAAATTTTATGGCGATCGTGAACTACTCTATTATTGGACTCATCCAGTTAGAAAAAGGGTACGCAGATGATTTCAAACAAGATAAAGAGGAGATCTTAAGTCTTTACGATAAATACGCGCAGGAAGCAAAAGAATTGATGCTCCGAAAAAATCATGATTATGGCGAAGCTTGGCGCGAAATGCGAATTTCCTCCATCACCGATTTAATTTATCAAAAAGTTTTGCGAACAAAACAGATCGAAGATAACGCTGGAGCCACGTTAGTTTCAGAAGGAATTGATGCCAATTATTTCGACATGTTAAACTACGCGGTTTTCTGTCTTATAAAATTCTCAGAGGAAAAAGAAACTTTCACACCAAAACTTATTTAG
- the folP gene encoding dihydropteroate synthase encodes MEISNTAFNNVSFNTLNCRGKLVDLSTPQIMGILNLTPDSFSDGGRFNTEKSALNQVEKMINDGATFIDIGAQSTRPKAEYLSADVEIARIGSLISTIKKKFPEILISLDTFYSKTVEFGFNEGIDVVNDISGGMFDENMFETVAKTELPYILMHVNSAYELMHKKLIKEDIILKINHYFSEKVQQLRSFGIKDIILDPGFGFGKTVEQQHQMIDELDAVSFGQFPLLVGISRKSFIYKPLGKSPLNIQNETQQLHLKVLNKGAKILRVHDVFETKKTIDLFLGKH; translated from the coding sequence ATGGAAATTTCAAATACTGCCTTTAATAACGTGAGTTTTAATACCTTAAATTGTAGAGGAAAGTTGGTCGATCTTTCAACTCCGCAGATTATGGGAATCTTGAATTTAACGCCGGATTCTTTTTCAGATGGTGGCCGGTTCAACACTGAAAAATCAGCGCTGAACCAGGTAGAGAAAATGATTAATGACGGTGCAACATTTATTGATATTGGTGCGCAATCAACGAGACCAAAAGCAGAATATTTATCCGCAGATGTAGAGATTGCCAGAATCGGAAGTTTGATTTCGACAATTAAAAAGAAATTCCCGGAGATTTTAATTTCTTTAGATACTTTTTATTCCAAAACGGTAGAGTTTGGTTTTAATGAAGGAATTGATGTGGTAAACGATATCTCCGGTGGAATGTTCGACGAAAATATGTTTGAAACAGTGGCAAAAACAGAACTTCCGTATATTTTAATGCACGTGAACTCAGCTTATGAATTGATGCACAAAAAGTTAATTAAAGAGGACATTATTCTTAAAATTAATCATTACTTTTCTGAAAAAGTCCAACAATTGAGAAGCTTTGGAATTAAAGATATCATCTTGGATCCCGGTTTTGGATTTGGTAAAACAGTGGAGCAGCAACATCAAATGATTGATGAGTTAGATGCCGTTAGTTTTGGACAATTTCCTTTATTGGTAGGAATTTCCCGAAAATCCTTTATTTACAAACCTTTAGGCAAATCGCCTTTGAATATTCAAAATGAAACACAACAACTTCATTTAAAAGTTCTGAATAAAGGAGCAAAAATCCTTCGCGTCCACGATGTTTTCGAAACTAAAAAGACAATTGACTTATTTTTGGGAAAGCATTAG
- a CDS encoding DUF5686 family protein: MKRTLTIFLLFFVITIFGQSKITVLKTGERTPIANASIYCDGKLLAKTDGNGTATFRTKCNKVEVKATGFYEDEAVVDKMMEINLSKTDPKTQSIQGVVISDKSDPRALAILQKVNDRYKDNSPQSLDSYSFKSYEKISFDFDEDSIKQYNKYLTNRLDSLSLLPPTVQSVEKRKDSLESVNVMKLMSESKIFLWERASEFLYSKKYGEKVNILDNRVAGLKEPVYEMLALRSNRNKIPREIREENRTLYRYFLTDSIDIEGRKNYVIRFRQADYKKTIQRRKFNGYIYVDAETYGLKKIESNSKKKSEGTITSIWKPIDNKWFLSKEHLKIKMGATAFRENDADGKKDKENKQNKKKFGNYVFLTADYFDFQTSIKENKKDFSGYSMSVKNSDGKALDQFRTDSLTERERMTYSKIDSVGKKYKLDRKVNVLTGFIQGKIRIGKFDIDALQLLKYNQYEGLRVGFAAKMNEKFNKYISPDAYIAYGFKDHFWKYGVGVDIKTTLEKTSFFRAEYYNDVDAAGRFTENLWNFKMKINNSGVDLRNDRFYHFEGFKLSYENDLSNALTMRISAKKDKEETKFDYNFQNRGNQFENFAAQLTLRYSPNSKSMMTPSGKLTYEQNYPEFYANYEQGMEALGGDFTYSRFDVLAQHQFKTKIGVTGVRVYGGLVSGEAPIWHNFAIAGLGSGNNSLNFNFTSYLGFATMEGGKYYNDKFAGFYLTHRIPWYFRTIGKSISSFDFVCRGVIGDMKNPQQHQFEFEKLDHLYQEVGLEANNFLGSPFNLGFFYRVGHYSTSIFKENFAIQLKLNFLGF; the protein is encoded by the coding sequence ATGAAAAGAACCCTTACAATTTTCCTCTTATTTTTTGTAATTACCATATTTGGACAGTCAAAAATTACGGTTTTAAAGACCGGAGAAAGAACACCGATCGCGAACGCATCCATTTACTGTGATGGCAAATTATTAGCAAAAACAGATGGTAATGGAACTGCAACATTTCGAACAAAATGCAATAAAGTCGAAGTAAAAGCCACAGGTTTTTATGAAGATGAGGCGGTAGTGGATAAAATGATGGAAATTAACCTTTCGAAAACAGATCCTAAAACGCAGTCTATTCAGGGCGTTGTAATTTCTGATAAAAGTGATCCGCGTGCCTTGGCAATTTTACAGAAAGTAAATGACCGGTACAAAGATAATTCCCCCCAGAGTTTAGATTCTTATTCCTTTAAATCTTATGAAAAAATATCTTTTGATTTTGATGAAGACAGTATAAAACAATACAACAAATACCTTACAAATCGTTTGGACTCATTGAGTTTGCTCCCACCAACAGTGCAGTCTGTAGAAAAAAGAAAAGATTCCCTTGAAAGCGTAAACGTAATGAAATTGATGTCTGAAAGTAAAATATTTCTTTGGGAAAGAGCCTCCGAATTTTTATATTCTAAAAAATATGGAGAAAAAGTCAACATTTTAGATAACCGCGTGGCAGGTCTTAAGGAACCTGTCTACGAGATGTTGGCATTACGTTCAAACAGAAATAAGATCCCTCGTGAAATTCGTGAAGAAAACAGAACGCTCTACCGTTATTTTCTTACCGACAGTATTGATATTGAAGGACGTAAAAACTATGTCATCCGGTTCCGACAGGCTGATTATAAGAAAACCATTCAACGCCGGAAATTCAACGGATACATTTATGTAGATGCGGAAACCTACGGCTTAAAGAAAATTGAAAGCAACAGCAAGAAGAAAAGTGAAGGAACGATCACCAGCATCTGGAAACCTATCGATAACAAATGGTTCCTAAGTAAAGAACACTTAAAAATAAAAATGGGTGCCACCGCTTTCAGAGAGAACGATGCTGATGGCAAAAAAGACAAAGAGAATAAACAAAACAAAAAGAAATTTGGAAATTATGTCTTTTTAACCGCTGACTATTTTGATTTTCAAACCTCCATTAAAGAAAATAAAAAAGATTTCTCCGGTTATTCGATGTCGGTTAAAAACTCTGATGGTAAAGCTTTGGATCAATTTCGTACGGACTCTTTAACCGAAAGAGAAAGAATGACATATTCCAAAATAGACAGTGTGGGTAAAAAATACAAACTGGATCGCAAAGTAAATGTTCTGACTGGATTTATTCAAGGCAAAATTCGTATTGGTAAATTTGATATAGACGCACTGCAGCTTTTGAAATACAATCAGTATGAAGGTTTACGGGTGGGCTTTGCCGCAAAAATGAATGAGAAATTCAACAAGTATATTTCTCCTGATGCTTATATCGCTTACGGATTCAAGGATCACTTCTGGAAATATGGAGTCGGAGTCGATATCAAAACAACCTTGGAAAAGACCTCATTTTTCCGCGCGGAATATTATAATGATGTTGATGCAGCGGGTCGATTTACCGAAAATCTTTGGAATTTTAAAATGAAGATTAATAATTCCGGAGTTGATTTACGTAATGACCGTTTTTATCATTTTGAGGGGTTTAAGCTATCGTATGAAAACGATCTGTCTAATGCTTTAACAATGAGAATCTCCGCTAAAAAAGATAAAGAAGAAACCAAATTTGATTATAATTTCCAAAATAGAGGTAATCAGTTCGAAAATTTTGCGGCTCAATTGACGTTGCGATATTCACCCAACTCCAAAAGCATGATGACGCCGTCGGGTAAATTAACCTACGAACAAAATTATCCTGAATTTTATGCGAATTACGAGCAAGGTATGGAAGCTTTAGGTGGTGATTTCACCTACAGCCGTTTTGATGTTCTTGCGCAACACCAATTCAAAACAAAAATTGGGGTGACCGGAGTTCGTGTTTATGGTGGTTTAGTGTCTGGTGAGGCACCAATCTGGCATAATTTCGCGATTGCAGGTTTGGGCAGCGGCAACAATTCACTTAATTTCAATTTCACCTCGTATCTCGGCTTTGCGACCATGGAAGGTGGAAAATATTATAATGATAAATTTGCAGGATTCTATTTAACGCACCGAATTCCTTGGTATTTCCGTACCATTGGTAAGAGTATTTCAAGTTTTGATTTCGTGTGCCGAGGCGTGATTGGGGATATGAAAAATCCACAACAGCATCAGTTTGAATTTGAAAAACTCGATCACTTGTATCAGGAAGTCGGACTGGAAGCCAATAATTTTTTAGGAAGTCCTTTCAACCTTGGATTTTTCTATAGAGTTGGCCATTATTCAACTTCTATATTTAAGGAAAATTTCGCAATACAGTTAAAACTTAATTTCTTAGGATTTTAG